A genomic region of Fusarium falciforme chromosome 4, complete sequence contains the following coding sequences:
- a CDS encoding RING-type domain-containing protein, with protein MILVPNLATRAVDDQRRNPPKVAIILAILVSILILLTPVIFGAKGVRRFFSHRAMHDSPERNLCLTPEALHLMPLKKYRGTKTDASRTGGNLSPGQTDSLQSCSICTEDFGRGVEFRPLPCGHRFHPACIDPWLLQRSLTCPLCRLNVATGLIATTRPEPPAEPRRVLFLTDLWAHRRPRLRVAQELPPFQAIPSTRSMGPGTAIQPRSFRPGLPSISEVLNQMGPAR; from the exons ATGATTCTAGTCCCCAATTTGGCTACGAGGGCCGTTGATGATCAGCGCCGCAATCCACCCAAGGTCGCCATCATACTGGCCATCCTTGTGTCCATCTTGATACTGCTCACGCCCGTCATTTTTGGCGCCAAGGGCGTCAGACGCTTCTTTTCACATCGAGCCATGCACGACTCCCCTGAGAGGAATCTGTGTCTCACCCCAGAGGCACTACACTTGATGCCATTGAAGAAGTATCGTGGCACCAAGACCGATGCTTCACGGACTGGTGGGAACCTCTCCCCGGGGCAGACGGATAGCCTGCAGAGTTGCTCCATTTGCACCGAAGACTTTGGAAGGGGCGTAGAGTTCCGTCCATTGCCTTGTGGTCATCGATTCCATCCTGCTTGTATCGATCCGTGGCTATTACAGCGCTCTTTGACTTGCCCTCTCTG TCGCCTCAACGTGGCAACCGGCCTCATCGCTACCACCCGTCCCGAACCACCCGCTGAGCCTCGTCgagtcctcttcctcactgACCTATGGGCGCATCGACGCCCAAGACTAAGA GTTGCCCAAGAGCTGCCACCCTTCCAGGCCATCCCGAGCACCCGATCTATGGGGCCAGGCACCGCCATCCAGCCACGATCGTTTCGCCCAGGGTTACCATCAATTTCCGAGGTGTTGAATCAGATGGGACCTGCGAGATAG